The following proteins come from a genomic window of Oscillospiraceae bacterium:
- the rplB gene encoding 50S ribosomal protein L2, with protein sequence MPVKSFKPTTPSRRHMTVNSFEGLDKKRPEKKLTETLKKSGGRNSYGRITVRHRGGGEKRKYRKIDFKRNKLDVGGTVIALEYDPNRSANIALLEYADGERAYILAPIGLKKDDIVYSGTGADIKPGNCLPLANIPLGTFIHNVEMYPGKGGQMVRSAGNAAQLMAKEGTMAQVRLPSGEVRYVPMNCKASIGQVGNIEHENINIGKAGRKRHMGIRPTVRGSVMNPCDHPHGGGEGKSPIGRPGPVTPWGKPTLGYKTRKKKNRTDKFIVKRRNAK encoded by the coding sequence ATGCCGGTCAAATCATTTAAGCCAACAACGCCGTCACGGCGTCATATGACGGTCAATAGTTTTGAGGGGTTGGACAAAAAGCGCCCTGAGAAGAAACTGACCGAAACGCTGAAAAAAAGCGGCGGTCGCAACAGCTACGGACGCATTACCGTCCGCCATCGCGGCGGCGGTGAAAAGCGAAAATATCGTAAAATTGATTTCAAGCGCAACAAGCTTGATGTCGGTGGAACGGTCATTGCGCTGGAATACGACCCCAATCGCAGTGCAAATATTGCACTGCTTGAATATGCCGACGGCGAACGTGCCTACATCTTGGCACCTATCGGGTTGAAAAAAGATGATATTGTGTACTCGGGAACGGGTGCTGACATTAAGCCGGGCAATTGCCTGCCGTTGGCGAACATTCCATTGGGTACGTTTATTCACAATGTTGAGATGTATCCCGGAAAAGGCGGACAGATGGTTCGCAGTGCCGGAAATGCTGCGCAGTTGATGGCAAAAGAAGGCACGATGGCGCAAGTACGCTTGCCGTCCGGTGAAGTGCGTTATGTGCCGATGAACTGCAAAGCCTCTATTGGACAAGTCGGCAATATTGAGCATGAAAACATCAACATTGGTAAAGCCGGTCGCAAACGTCATATGGGCATTCGTCCGACAGTACGCGGTTCGGTCATGAACCCATGTGACCACCCGCACGGCGGTGGTGAGGGAAAGAGTCCCATCGGTCGCCCCGGCCCGGTTACACCTTGGGGTAAACCGACACTTGGGTACAAAACACGCAAGAAGAAGAACCGAACAGACAAATTCATTGTTAAGCGTCGTAACGCCAAGTAA
- the rplC gene encoding 50S ribosomal protein L3 gives MEKAIIGRKVGMTQVFDEQGKAIGVTVIEAGPCSVVQVKTVERDGYSAVQLGFKETKKTLSKGELGHLKKAGVATLKHLREFKLTNAENMNPGDEVKVDVFAEGDRIDATGISKGKGFAGTIKRHNFSRGRMSHGGGPVHRHQGSMGANSDPSRVFPGKKMPGHMGSEQVTTLNLEIVKIDSDLNLIAVRGAIPGPRGALITLRNTVMNNKK, from the coding sequence ATCGAAAAAGCTATTATCGGACGAAAAGTTGGCATGACACAGGTTTTCGATGAGCAAGGAAAAGCCATTGGCGTAACGGTGATTGAGGCCGGACCATGCAGTGTCGTGCAAGTTAAAACAGTCGAGCGTGACGGATACAGCGCAGTACAGCTTGGCTTTAAGGAAACCAAAAAGACGCTCAGTAAAGGCGAACTCGGCCATCTAAAAAAAGCCGGGGTGGCAACACTCAAACACCTACGCGAATTCAAGCTGACAAACGCCGAGAACATGAATCCGGGCGATGAAGTCAAAGTCGATGTCTTCGCCGAGGGTGACCGTATCGACGCGACTGGCATTAGTAAAGGTAAAGGCTTTGCAGGTACAATTAAACGCCACAACTTCTCGCGCGGCAGGATGTCGCATGGCGGCGGCCCGGTTCACCGTCACCAAGGATCAATGGGTGCTAATTCTGACCCGAGTCGCGTATTCCCCGGCAAGAAAATGCCCGGACACATGGGTAGCGAACAGGTGACGACACTGAACTTGGAAATCGTTAAAATTGATTCCGACTTGAATTTGATTGCCGTTCGCGGCGCGATTCCCGGCCCGCGCGGTGCATTGATTACCCTGCGCAATACTGTGATGAACAACAAGAAGTAG
- the rpsJ gene encoding 30S ribosomal protein S10: MDANIIRIRLKAYDHQLIDQSAERIVETVKRTGATVKGPIPLPTKKEIITILRSVHVNKDSREQFERRTHKRIIDIHRPTAKTTEALRSLDLPAGIEIEMKL, translated from the coding sequence ATGGACGCAAATATCATTCGCATTCGGCTTAAAGCATACGACCATCAGTTGATTGATCAATCGGCAGAACGTATCGTTGAAACAGTCAAGCGTACGGGAGCAACAGTAAAAGGGCCGATTCCGTTGCCGACCAAGAAAGAGATTATTACCATTTTGCGCTCTGTACACGTCAACAAAGACAGCCGTGAGCAATTTGAGCGGCGCACACATAAGCGCATTATTGATATTCATCGCCCCACAGCAAAAACAACTGAAGCCTTGCGCTCGCTGGATTTGCCTGCAGGTATTGAAATTGAGATGAAACTGTAA
- a CDS encoding HD domain-containing protein translates to MENRVEILRRHIDEIVLAQTKRHGELWFVEHHLHSVSNFAAMLAIKRKLNHEIAIMIGLLHDIHSLLTDDSKDHALHGSARAREILRPLNIVTDEELEMICTAVKHHSTKNAVHDVYSELVKDADVLSHYFFNPSLPIIKHEQARLENLLCELGLGLGFAKSVKI, encoded by the coding sequence ATGGAAAACCGCGTTGAAATATTACGCCGCCACATTGACGAAATAGTATTGGCGCAAACGAAACGGCACGGTGAACTTTGGTTTGTTGAGCATCACTTGCACTCTGTGTCTAATTTCGCCGCCATGCTGGCGATAAAACGAAAACTAAACCACGAAATTGCGATTATGATTGGGCTGTTGCACGATATACATTCGCTGCTGACCGATGACTCCAAAGATCACGCGCTGCACGGCAGTGCAAGGGCGAGAGAGATTTTGAGACCGTTGAATATCGTTACTGATGAAGAGTTAGAAATGATATGTACTGCGGTCAAACATCACAGCACAAAGAATGCTGTGCACGATGTGTACAGCGAACTTGTGAAAGATGCCGATGTGTTAAGCCATTATTTCTTTAACCCATCTTTGCCGATTATAAAGCATGAGCAGGCCCGGCTCGAAAACTTGTTGTGTGAGCTTGGTTTAGGTTTAGGATTTGCAAAATCTGTCAAAATATGA
- the rplD gene encoding 50S ribosomal protein L4, which yields MPKAKIYDMSGKAVGDVELSETVFGATPNKAALHTVITAHLNNKRQGTQSNLTRAEVRGGGRKPWAQKGTGRARHGSTRNPQWTGGGNAFAPKPRSYATAVNKKLRRVALRSALSLRAANEQIIVIRDLDLAEIKTKSIVNLLSAINVSGKALLVTSEPRVNVYKSARNIEGVNTTFSNVLNVYDVMNGTTLVLDEQALKNIEEGLV from the coding sequence ATGCCAAAAGCAAAGATTTATGACATGAGCGGCAAAGCCGTTGGGGACGTTGAGCTCTCCGAAACCGTATTCGGCGCGACACCCAATAAAGCCGCGTTGCACACTGTTATTACGGCACATCTAAATAACAAGCGTCAAGGTACGCAGAGCAACTTGACCCGCGCAGAAGTGCGCGGCGGCGGGCGCAAGCCATGGGCGCAAAAAGGCACAGGCCGCGCTCGCCACGGATCGACCCGCAATCCGCAATGGACAGGTGGCGGCAACGCGTTTGCCCCTAAGCCTCGTTCCTATGCTACGGCAGTTAATAAAAAACTGCGCCGTGTTGCATTGCGCAGTGCGCTGTCACTCCGTGCGGCAAACGAGCAAATTATTGTCATTCGCGACCTTGATTTGGCGGAAATCAAAACGAAATCCATCGTCAATCTGTTGAGTGCGATTAATGTATCGGGCAAAGCATTGCTTGTGACGTCGGAGCCGCGTGTCAATGTCTACAAGAGCGCGCGTAACATTGAGGGTGTCAACACGACATTCAGCAATGTGTTGAACGTCTACGACGTGATGAACGGCACAACGTTGGTTCTTGATGAGCAAGCCCTGAAAAACATTGAGGAGGGTCTTGTGTAA
- a CDS encoding ABC transporter ATP-binding protein, whose translation MIEVNSLTKRYGNSRGINDVSFHVKEGEIVGFLGPNGAGKTTTMNILTGYLSATSGAASVAGIDVQKDPIAAKKRIGYLPEHPPLYVEMTVREYLKFICRLKGVPSSQHDTSIVEACELVSITDVQKRVIRNLSKGYRQRVGLAQALIGNPDVLILDEPTVGLDPRQITEIRKTISTLGKKRTIILSTHILPEVSAICERVLIIANGKIVADGDPNTLSQDIAEKSRLVVRLPGNPSTVMSALKSVDGVRGVEQLAQLEKGAYDYAVSSAPNIDVRKPLFNTLAKANVPILRLAPETLSLEEVFLRLVEQDDPQEEAIQA comes from the coding sequence TTGATTGAAGTTAATAGCCTAACCAAACGGTACGGCAACAGCCGCGGTATCAATGATGTGAGTTTTCACGTCAAAGAGGGCGAGATTGTCGGCTTCCTCGGCCCCAACGGCGCGGGAAAGACCACCACTATGAATATTTTGACCGGCTACCTGTCAGCGACAAGCGGCGCGGCCTCGGTAGCAGGCATTGACGTGCAAAAAGACCCTATCGCCGCCAAAAAGCGCATCGGCTATCTGCCCGAACATCCGCCGTTGTATGTTGAGATGACGGTGCGGGAATACCTGAAGTTTATCTGCCGGCTCAAGGGTGTGCCGTCTAGCCAACATGACACGTCCATCGTGGAAGCCTGCGAATTGGTTAGCATCACCGACGTGCAAAAGCGCGTTATTCGAAACCTATCCAAAGGTTATCGGCAACGTGTCGGACTGGCCCAGGCGCTCATCGGCAACCCTGATGTACTGATTTTAGACGAACCGACCGTCGGGCTTGACCCGCGGCAAATTACCGAGATTCGAAAAACCATCAGCACGTTGGGCAAAAAGCGCACCATTATCTTATCCACACACATTCTACCCGAAGTCAGCGCCATTTGCGAACGCGTACTGATTATCGCCAACGGCAAAATCGTCGCCGACGGCGACCCGAACACCCTCAGTCAAGACATTGCCGAAAAATCACGGTTGGTCGTGCGCCTGCCAGGCAACCCGAGTACCGTCATGTCTGCGCTAAAAAGTGTCGACGGCGTGCGCGGTGTCGAGCAGCTCGCACAGTTGGAGAAAGGCGCGTACGACTACGCCGTCAGCAGCGCGCCAAACATCGACGTCCGCAAACCACTGTTCAACACACTAGCTAAGGCAAATGTACCCATCTTGCGACTGGCACCCGAAACACTGTCATTGGAAGAAGTGTTTCTGCGGCTCGTTGAACAAGATGATCCCCAAGAGGAGGCGATCCAAGCATGA
- a CDS encoding diaminopimelate dehydrogenase, whose product MKNINIGIVGYGNIGRGVEKAVAHAQDMTLSCVVTRRDPQAIKLETQGVAVITPEEAMKCSDIDVMILCGGSATDLMVQGPQFVAKFNTVDSYDTHSRIPEYFDMMRSAAQDTLALISAGWDPGLFSLMRLLSGAILPKGETATFWGDGVSQGHSDAIRRIEGVQDATQYTVPVPQAIEQVRAGNGAALTTRDKHKRVCYVVLKDGADKQTVTQAIVSMPAYFADYDTAVHFVTQEELNAEHKKMPHGGFVVHSGTTSAQRQTMEFALKLESNPEFTGSVLVACARAVKRLYDDGRRGAVSMLDVPLGYYSTMDAAALRGELL is encoded by the coding sequence ATGAAAAACATCAACATTGGCATAGTTGGCTACGGCAACATTGGGCGCGGGGTGGAAAAAGCCGTCGCTCATGCGCAAGATATGACTTTATCTTGCGTAGTGACACGGCGTGACCCGCAGGCTATCAAACTCGAAACGCAAGGCGTGGCAGTCATTACACCCGAAGAGGCGATGAAGTGCAGCGATATAGATGTTATGATACTCTGTGGCGGGTCGGCCACAGATTTAATGGTACAAGGGCCGCAATTCGTCGCCAAATTTAATACTGTGGACAGCTACGATACCCACTCGCGGATTCCTGAGTATTTCGACATGATGCGAAGTGCGGCGCAGGATACGCTGGCGTTGATCAGCGCAGGCTGGGATCCGGGGTTGTTTTCGCTGATGCGCCTGCTATCAGGCGCGATTTTGCCCAAAGGGGAAACGGCGACATTTTGGGGCGACGGCGTAAGCCAAGGACACTCTGATGCCATTCGCCGCATTGAGGGCGTGCAGGACGCCACACAGTATACTGTGCCTGTGCCGCAGGCCATTGAGCAGGTGCGCGCAGGAAACGGCGCGGCATTGACGACGCGGGACAAGCATAAGCGCGTGTGTTATGTTGTGTTGAAAGACGGCGCTGACAAGCAGACGGTCACACAAGCTATTGTGTCGATGCCGGCGTACTTTGCCGACTATGATACGGCGGTGCATTTTGTTACACAAGAGGAGCTTAATGCCGAGCATAAAAAAATGCCGCACGGCGGCTTTGTAGTGCATAGCGGTACGACATCGGCACAGCGGCAAACGATGGAATTTGCGCTCAAACTGGAGAGTAACCCCGAATTTACCGGCAGCGTTTTGGTCGCCTGCGCGCGGGCGGTCAAGAGGCTGTACGATGACGGCCGGCGCGGCGCAGTGAGTATGCTTGACGTGCCACTAGGGTATTATTCGACGATGGACGCGGCGGCATTGCGGGGGGAGTTGTTGTAA
- the rplV gene encoding 50S ribosomal protein L22, whose protein sequence is MENNIQQAKAHAKHIRISPRKVSIICDIIRGKDTKKAAAILKHTPKAGSEPLLKLLNSAVANAENNHNMDADNLYVSQVYANPGPILKRIMPRARGRAFRINKRTCHITVAVSEKA, encoded by the coding sequence ATGGAAAATAATATCCAACAAGCTAAGGCGCACGCGAAGCACATTCGCATTTCGCCGCGCAAAGTGTCCATTATCTGCGACATTATTCGCGGCAAGGATACAAAAAAAGCCGCTGCAATCTTAAAGCACACACCCAAAGCAGGCAGCGAACCGCTTTTGAAATTGCTCAACAGCGCGGTTGCAAATGCTGAGAATAACCACAACATGGATGCCGACAACCTGTATGTTTCGCAGGTTTACGCCAATCCCGGACCGATACTCAAACGTATCATGCCGCGCGCAAGGGGGCGTGCGTTCCGGATTAACAAACGCACTTGCCACATCACTGTGGCGGTCAGCGAGAAAGCGTAA
- a CDS encoding putative ABC transporter permease → MSMAMISLWFAVGGTGYVLLELLWRRRSHVSMFIAGGVCFLLLIWLSQQGLTLWMAAIAAGIGITAVEFAVGCVVNLWLKLNVWDYSCRKYNVLGQICLLYTVLWCGLGGLTIAAAQWIS, encoded by the coding sequence ATGAGCATGGCAATGATATCACTGTGGTTTGCTGTTGGCGGCACGGGGTATGTTTTGCTTGAATTGTTGTGGCGTCGACGCAGTCATGTCAGCATGTTTATCGCGGGCGGGGTTTGTTTTTTGCTTTTGATTTGGCTGAGCCAGCAGGGTTTGACGCTCTGGATGGCAGCTATCGCCGCTGGTATCGGCATCACAGCGGTAGAATTTGCCGTGGGGTGCGTAGTCAACCTTTGGCTGAAATTGAATGTATGGGATTACTCGTGCCGTAAATATAATGTATTGGGGCAGATTTGTCTACTGTATACCGTGTTGTGGTGCGGTTTGGGTGGCTTGACAATCGCGGCGGCGCAATGGATTTCATAG
- the rpsC gene encoding 30S ribosomal protein S3, translating to MGQKVNPHGMRVGVIKGWDSRWYAPNKNVGALLLEDYKIREYLKDTLYAAGIPRIEIERESAKVRIFVHCARVGVVVGRGGQDIDKLRAVLEKKIGKPVDLKVIEVKQPDMNAQLVAESIAAQLEKRTSFRRAMKQAMGRTMRLGAKGIKTQCSGRLGGAEIARTEHYHEGTIPLQTLRADIDYGFAEAKTTYGRIGVKVWIYKGEVLTVGNRMGPRVIEAPKPRERRDRDDRRDRRDGGRPPRRDGQGFGGRDGGRGGFGGNRDGRPGGQGFGNRPQGQGFGNRPASGGQGFGNRPQGGGRPAGDNRPPRPANAAPRPATPAPNKEGTPKEGE from the coding sequence ATGGGTCAGAAGGTTAATCCGCACGGTATGCGTGTCGGCGTCATTAAAGGTTGGGATTCGCGTTGGTACGCACCCAATAAAAATGTTGGCGCACTGTTGCTGGAAGATTACAAAATTCGTGAATATTTAAAGGATACACTCTATGCTGCGGGCATTCCGCGCATTGAAATTGAACGTGAAAGTGCCAAGGTTCGCATCTTTGTACATTGCGCACGTGTCGGTGTTGTTGTTGGTCGTGGCGGGCAGGATATTGATAAACTGCGTGCCGTGCTGGAAAAGAAAATCGGTAAGCCGGTTGATTTGAAAGTAATTGAAGTTAAGCAGCCTGATATGAATGCGCAGCTTGTTGCTGAAAGCATTGCGGCGCAGCTTGAAAAGCGCACTTCATTCCGCCGTGCAATGAAGCAAGCTATGGGCAGAACGATGAGACTCGGCGCCAAAGGCATTAAGACACAGTGCAGCGGTCGTTTGGGCGGTGCTGAAATCGCGCGTACCGAACATTACCACGAAGGTACAATTCCTCTGCAAACGCTCCGTGCCGATATTGATTACGGTTTCGCAGAAGCCAAAACGACGTATGGTCGTATTGGCGTGAAAGTTTGGATTTACAAAGGTGAAGTGCTGACAGTCGGCAATCGTATGGGCCCTCGCGTGATTGAGGCACCTAAACCTCGTGAACGCCGTGACCGTGATGACCGACGTGACAGAAGAGACGGCGGCAGGCCCCCGCGCCGCGATGGTCAAGGCTTTGGTGGACGTGACGGTGGTCGCGGCGGCTTCGGCGGTAATCGTGATGGTCGTCCAGGTGGTCAGGGTTTCGGCAATCGTCCACAAGGTCAAGGCTTTGGTAATCGCCCCGCAAGTGGCGGTCAAGGTTTTGGCAACCGTCCGCAAGGCGGCGGACGTCCGGCCGGAGACAATCGTCCTCCGCGCCCTGCGAATGCAGCCCCTCGCCCTGCAACACCTGCGCCTAATAAAGAAGGCACTCCTAAGGAAGGAGAATAG
- the rpsS gene encoding 30S ribosomal protein S19 gives MSRSIKKGPFAAPHLLKKVDALNAANEKKVVKTWARGSTIFPQFVGHTFAVHDGRKHVPVYVTEDMVGHKLGEFAPTRTFRGHAGSKTSGR, from the coding sequence ATGAGCAGAAGTATTAAAAAGGGTCCATTTGCCGCCCCGCACCTTTTGAAGAAGGTGGATGCGCTGAATGCTGCCAACGAGAAGAAAGTCGTTAAGACTTGGGCGCGCGGCAGCACGATTTTTCCGCAGTTTGTGGGACATACCTTTGCTGTACATGACGGACGAAAGCATGTGCCGGTATATGTGACCGAGGACATGGTCGGACATAAGTTAGGCGAATTTGCGCCGACACGTACATTCCGTGGTCATGCAGGGTCAAAGACATCAGGTAGGTAG
- the tadA gene encoding tRNA adenosine(34) deaminase TadA, which translates to MYHEDFMRQALTLAKQAAALGEVPVGCVVVHNGTVIGRGYNTRETKQSAIAHAEINAIMQACQTLGTWRLDDCTIYVTLEPCPMCAGAIFNAKIPRLIYGARDPKAGAISGLLHLFEYPLPHKLAVTPEVLGEECLAVLRDFFESLR; encoded by the coding sequence GTGTATCATGAAGATTTCATGCGCCAAGCCTTGACATTAGCCAAACAGGCCGCCGCGCTTGGCGAAGTGCCTGTCGGATGCGTCGTTGTACACAACGGCACAGTTATCGGGCGCGGCTACAACACCCGTGAAACCAAGCAAAGCGCTATCGCCCACGCCGAAATCAACGCCATCATGCAGGCCTGCCAAACGCTTGGGACTTGGCGTTTGGACGACTGCACAATATATGTCACATTAGAGCCATGCCCCATGTGTGCCGGCGCGATTTTCAACGCCAAAATCCCGCGTTTAATCTACGGTGCCCGCGACCCAAAGGCCGGGGCGATTTCAGGACTTCTGCATCTGTTTGAGTATCCGTTGCCGCACAAATTGGCCGTCACGCCCGAAGTGTTAGGTGAAGAATGCTTAGCGGTGCTGCGGGATTTTTTTGAAAGCTTACGATAA
- a CDS encoding ABC transporter encodes MNAIFRRDLRSYLTSPLGYVYIAAFFLVTAVRFLTTNVVAGRSDLFHVFDYMASFLIFATPLLTMRLFSEEFKLKTDQLLFTSPVQVIHIVMGKFFAALTLFLFVMTLGLIFPLTVAQFGTVNVGGVFGHYVALIFAAAAFIAIGLFFSALTESQLISALTTLGFLLALLQLDQASRQWTSGFLRYVAAVVGHISIFRRYELFTRGLFSLASLVFYLSVCAFFLFLTARVIERKRYR; translated from the coding sequence ATGAACGCAATATTTCGGCGCGACTTGCGCTCGTATTTAACCTCGCCGCTCGGCTATGTCTATATCGCGGCATTTTTCCTGGTCACAGCCGTCCGCTTTTTAACAACTAACGTTGTAGCGGGACGTTCCGACTTATTCCACGTCTTTGACTACATGGCATCGTTCTTAATCTTCGCCACGCCGCTGCTCACCATGCGGCTTTTTTCCGAGGAATTTAAACTCAAAACCGACCAATTGCTCTTTACATCGCCGGTACAAGTCATCCACATCGTCATGGGCAAGTTCTTTGCCGCATTGACGCTCTTTCTGTTCGTCATGACGCTCGGCCTCATCTTCCCGCTGACTGTCGCGCAGTTCGGCACGGTCAACGTCGGCGGCGTGTTCGGGCATTACGTCGCCTTGATTTTCGCGGCAGCGGCATTTATCGCTATCGGTCTATTCTTCTCTGCATTAACTGAAAGTCAACTCATTTCGGCCTTGACAACGCTCGGCTTCCTGCTGGCATTGTTACAGCTTGACCAAGCCTCACGCCAATGGACGTCCGGTTTTTTGCGCTACGTTGCCGCCGTCGTCGGACATATTTCTATCTTCCGTCGCTATGAGCTGTTCACCCGCGGACTGTTCTCGCTGGCCAGCTTGGTGTTCTACCTATCAGTCTGCGCGTTCTTCTTATTCCTGACCGCGCGGGTCATCGAGCGCAAACGCTACAGGTAA
- a CDS encoding adaptor protein MecA: protein MTIHKIDKHGIVIFITQQELNVLSISWTQFNNRIAQQWVRDALRNAGIADATPVSIEAFQNNGGILLFAILPSQSLLFRFDCFETLLEAVAAIDQPEQPNDLYALREHYILVLHGEPTPQWYEFARPQQLSIAYLNEHGKQLLHGDAVGQLAHIFSCV from the coding sequence ATGACTATACATAAAATCGACAAACACGGTATCGTTATATTTATCACGCAGCAAGAACTCAATGTACTGAGCATTTCGTGGACACAGTTTAACAACAGGATTGCACAACAATGGGTGCGTGACGCTTTGCGCAACGCCGGCATCGCAGACGCAACACCTGTATCAATTGAAGCGTTCCAAAATAATGGCGGCATCTTGCTCTTTGCTATATTGCCATCCCAGTCGTTACTGTTTCGATTCGACTGCTTTGAAACATTGCTTGAAGCTGTCGCCGCCATCGATCAACCTGAGCAACCAAACGACTTGTATGCCCTGCGTGAGCATTATATTCTGGTACTGCACGGCGAACCGACACCGCAATGGTATGAGTTCGCCCGCCCGCAGCAACTTTCTATCGCTTACCTTAATGAACATGGCAAACAACTTTTGCACGGCGATGCAGTTGGACAACTAGCGCATATTTTCAGCTGCGTGTAG
- the rplW gene encoding 50S ribosomal protein L23 produces the protein MKSSYDIIIKPIITEKSMSGAEDKKYVFQVARDANKIEIKRAVEEIFSVKVLSVNTLNMMGKEKRMGVHVGRRSAFKKAIVRLTPASKGIEFFEGMV, from the coding sequence ATGAAAAGCAGCTACGATATTATCATCAAGCCGATTATCACTGAAAAGTCAATGAGCGGTGCGGAAGATAAGAAATATGTTTTCCAAGTGGCACGCGATGCCAATAAAATTGAAATCAAACGCGCAGTCGAAGAGATTTTCAGCGTCAAAGTCCTAAGCGTCAATACTTTAAATATGATGGGCAAGGAAAAGCGTATGGGCGTGCATGTGGGACGTCGTTCGGCATTCAAAAAAGCCATTGTGCGCTTGACGCCCGCATCTAAAGGTATTGAGTTCTTTGAAGGGATGGTATAG
- a CDS encoding nucleotide sugar dehydrogenase, producing MKPINVIGLGYIGLPTALMLAANGVEVVGTDINQALVDKLNAGQLTFEENGLPELMEKASSKVKFSTVCADSGCYIIAVPTPYCADTKKIDAKYIVAAVKSVLEICSDGAIICVESTIAPGTIDEAVRPLVAASGKQVKLAHAPERVIPGNMVHELTNNSRTVGADDEETAERLVALYRTFCQSEIVTTDVKTAALSKVVENTYRDINIAFANELSRLCHFEGVDVRELVALANRHPRVNVHVPGPGVGGHCISVDPWFLVGDHPEVMTVVAASRAVNDGQPRYVFERLQAIMLTENITDFARVAFYGLTFKANVDDTRGSPGLQLFEEMQKDGICGATWYDPYVADKLVDGQVFTPDEFLANTDIVVILMPHDEIKENADALNGRVVFDTCDALGGDAGYVL from the coding sequence ATGAAACCAATCAACGTCATCGGGCTGGGCTACATTGGCTTGCCCACAGCACTCATGTTAGCCGCAAACGGCGTGGAAGTCGTAGGCACAGATATTAATCAAGCACTGGTGGATAAACTCAACGCCGGGCAGTTGACCTTTGAAGAAAATGGTTTGCCGGAACTCATGGAAAAGGCCTCGTCTAAGGTGAAGTTCAGCACGGTATGTGCCGACAGCGGCTGCTATATTATTGCCGTGCCGACGCCATATTGCGCCGACACAAAGAAAATTGACGCTAAGTACATTGTAGCGGCGGTCAAGTCGGTGCTTGAAATTTGCAGCGATGGTGCGATTATTTGTGTTGAGTCGACCATTGCGCCGGGGACGATTGACGAGGCGGTACGTCCGCTGGTGGCGGCAAGTGGCAAGCAAGTCAAGCTGGCGCATGCGCCCGAGCGGGTCATTCCCGGCAATATGGTGCATGAATTAACGAATAATAGCCGTACAGTAGGGGCTGATGACGAGGAAACAGCTGAAAGGCTGGTTGCACTGTACCGTACTTTCTGTCAAAGTGAAATCGTCACGACTGACGTCAAGACGGCTGCGCTCTCAAAAGTGGTGGAGAATACGTATCGCGACATCAACATCGCATTTGCCAATGAGCTGTCGCGCTTATGCCATTTTGAAGGCGTTGATGTGCGGGAACTTGTTGCGTTGGCCAACCGCCATCCGCGTGTCAATGTACATGTTCCGGGGCCGGGCGTAGGTGGGCATTGTATTTCGGTTGACCCATGGTTTTTGGTGGGTGACCATCCCGAAGTCATGACCGTTGTCGCCGCTTCGCGCGCTGTCAATGACGGGCAGCCGCGCTATGTTTTCGAACGTCTGCAAGCCATTATGTTGACTGAAAACATCACTGACTTCGCGCGGGTCGCTTTCTACGGGTTGACATTCAAAGCTAACGTAGACGACACACGCGGAAGTCCGGGATTGCAACTGTTTGAAGAAATGCAAAAAGATGGCATATGCGGGGCAACTTGGTACGACCCGTATGTTGCCGACAAGTTGGTGGATGGGCAGGTCTTTACGCCCGATGAGTTCCTGGCCAACACTGATATTGTGGTGATTCTAATGCCGCATGATGAAATTAAAGAAAACGCCGATGCTCTAAACGGTCGCGTGGTGTTTGACACTTGCGATGCGTTGGGCGGTGACGCAGGATATGTGTTGTAA